From the genome of Haloarcula taiwanensis:
ATGTAGCCGGTTCCGTGGTTAAACACCAGCGTGTAGTTGCCGGGCGGGAGCTGGAACGAGGCAGTCCCGGCCGGCGTCGTCTGTGTGTAGACGGTCTGGACCGCGGTGCCGTCGTCGAGCACCGTGATCCGAGCGTCGGCGGGACTGACCTCACCCTCGTCGTCTATCGTTGCGGTGACGTTGACTGGTGCCGGCCCCTCCAGCGAGTCGAAGTCTGCGGTGGCTGTCTCGCCGCCGGTGACAGTGACGGATTTTGGCTCTGATGCCGCAAATCCGCTGGCATCAGCCGTCAGCGTGTACTCGCCGGCGGGGAGTTCGAGTTCGTACGTTCCCGTCTCCGAGCCGACGGTGTAGGTGAACGCACGGTCGCCCTTCGAGGCGGTGACTGTGGCCTGTGAGACGGACTCGTTGTCCGTACTCTCGATGCTGCCGGTCACCGTTCCCGTCTCGGTGCCATGCTGCTTGTTGTAGTACTCGCTGGTCGCGCTACTTGCGCCCTCCGAGCCGACGAAGAGGGCGAACTCTGCTGACCGCGTTTCGCCGGGGTCGAGGCGGTGTTCGAGCCACGGGTCAACCCATGTCGTGGAACCCGTGTACGACGTAAAGGAGCCGTTCCCGCCCCAGACGCCGTAGCTCACGCGGTCACCGGTGAGCGCGGCCCAGGGCTGGTCGAGTGTGTCGGCACTCACCGGCGGCGAACGCGTTTCCTCGACCGTCCCCGAACCGGGGAGCCAGGTTGATTGCCCCTCAGAACTCAGTGCCGCCCCGCTCTGGAGGCGCTCGGAATCGTTGACCGGGAGGCGCTGGTCGCCGCCGTTCTCCATCGTGGTGTTGATCCAGATGTGGCTGGAGTTGGCCGGCAGCGTATACGTCGTCGTGACGGACACGTTCGAGTTCGTACTGACGTGGCCGGTCGCGGTGACGACTGCTGCGCCGCTGGGCCCGGTCGCGTTCTGGTACTCGAAGGACTCGTAGTCCGGCCACGTCCCGAAGTTGTTGAACGCGAACTCGGCGACGCCGATCTGGTCGGTCGTCAGCCCGTACGCGTTGGCGTCGTAGATGCCACCGGGGAGCGTGCCGAAGGGACCGTTTGTTTCGGTGCCGATGGCGGCGGCGACTTCACTGTTTTTCAGAACGATGGTTTCGTTCGCTGGTGTCTCGCCGCCCTTGATTCGCTCGCCGGTGACGGCGACCGGCTTGTCCGGTCGCTCGACGTGGCCCGACGAGGCCAGCCACTTCACCGTCCGGAAGAGAAACGGCCGCGTATCGGTTTGCTGGTGTTCGGCCTGCCACTCGTCGGTGAGATACGTCGTGAGCGACTTCTGACTGCCGAAGGCGACGACGCGGCCGTTGTCACCGATGTCCCACGTCGCGGCCGCACCGACGATGCGCTCGCCACGGGGATACTCCGTCTCTGTCGTGGAGTAGGTGTACTCGTAGGTGTCGCTGTCACCGTACAGTAACGGGGCCTGGGTCCCGTTTTCGGTATCGGTCACGTTGAGACTGACCCCGTCGTACTCCACGGTGTCGACGGTGTTCATTATGGGATGCTGGCCCGTGTTGTGCAGAATGACCCGCCACTCGTAATCTGCAACTGTCTTGTTCGTCGGATCCTGAATGTTCCGGAGCCACTTGTCGCTCTCGCCGTTGAAGTGAAGCCCGTACGGGTCGGTGATGTCGTTGAGCTTGCCGGCGTGGCCCTGCAGCGGCGAGGTCCAGTCCCCGACGACGAACAGGCTGCCGCCGTTTCTGACGTATTCGTCGATTGCGTCCTGCTCGGCCTCGCTATAGGCCGTCTGGGGGACGGGAATGATGACCACGTCGTAGTCCGACAGCCCGTTCGCGGCCGAACTGTTCCACGAGGTCAGCCCGCCGCTCGTCGACCGTTTCGTGTCGACGTCGTACCCGCGCTCGCTGAGTCGGTTCGCGAACTTCGTGAACGTTGAGCCCTGATGGCTCCCGTCGATCAACACGTCGACGCCGGCACCACTGTTGTTGAGGTCGACTGATCCGTCAGGAACCGGACAGCTCCCGTCAAGCTGACAGGTCGCCCCACCAGCTGTGGCCGTCTGTGCCATCGTCTGACTGTTCACCGTTGCCACCTCGCTTTGCTCGCTCGGTGCAGCAGCGGCACTTCCGAGGAAACCGGTGCTGACAACCGAGAAAACGAGTAGTACGCTGAGTAGTACTGGCCGTATGTGATTTCTACCCATCACTTCCTATACCGTATTGTGACTATATAGTTAAAATTTACCATGGTCTCACTATTCTCGGATACTGACTGTGTTCTGTAACGAATGACCGACTCTTGTCTGTGCGAACTGTGATCCGGATTCCCACCTCGGGTCGGGCCTGTTTTAGCTGTCCCCTAATGTCACACCCCTCGGCCAGTATAAGCTGAGACTGACACACCCCATCTGTCGGCCACACATTTCGACACACAGGTTGTGGTCACAACGACAGCCCGACAGATAACCCACAGAACACTTGCAGTCTGTCCACAGCGGCGCTTCCGTGTCAACTCCGGGACGTACCAGCTTTTAAGACCCGGTGGGCGGAACTCCGAAGGTATGTCACGGAAAGTCTTCTTCGATACGGACCCCGGCTGCGACGACGCGGTCATGCTGGCAATGGCGCTCGGTCACGAGGCAATTGATGTGGTCGGTCTCTCGACTGTTTGCGGAAACACGACTATCGAGAACACGACGCGAAACGCACACGCGATACTGGGTCTCGGTGGCTACGATGTTCCGGTGTCTCGGGGCTGTGGTCGCCCACTCGTCGACGACCTCACGACTGCCGAGTGGATTCACGGCGAGAACGGACTCCACGGCGATATCCCCGACAGTGAGGGCGACACACGTGATATCCACGGGGCCGACGCAATCGTCGAAGCCGCCCGCGAGTACGGAGACGAACTGACGATTGCAGCCGTCGGTCCGCTTCCGAACCTGGCAATGGCACTGGCAAAGGAACCCCGGTTACCCGACCTCGTCGAGGATATCTATCTCATGGGCGGGGCGGCGATGACGACCGGAAACGTGACACCGATGGCCGAGGCCAACTTCCACAACGACCCCGCGGCAGCCAGTCGCGTCCTGCAAGACGCCACTACCCGGATGGTCGGGCTAGACGTGACTAACCGCGCTACCGTCGCTCCCGAGTTCATCGAGGAGTTCCGCACGGCCGGTGGCATCCGGGGGACCGTCGCCGAGTGGCTCGACTACCGGCCCGACTCCGGAACCTACCCGCTGGCCGACGCGCCGGCCATCCACGACGCCGCTGTCGTCGCTGACATCATCGACGAGTCGGTGCTCACTTTCGAGGAGTACTACCTCGACGTGGACACGACCGGCGGCCCCTGCCACGGGGCAGTCATCTGCGACGAGTACGGCACGACCGACAATGAGCCAAACAGCGAGGTAGCCGTCGACATCGACGTGGACCGCTACCGTGAGGTTCTCGAAACTGGCGTCAGAGCGTACGCAGCGGACTGATTCACCCCTTAGCCTGTGACGGCTGCTTGCGGCGCTATTCGTAGACGTGGACGCTTCCGGTAGTGTTGTCCGCGATGTAGTCCCAGTCGTACTCCACGCCGAGGCCGGGGCCGTCAGGAACACTGACCGTCCCGTCGTCGTCGACCGCATCCATCAGGTCGGAGTAGCCCCCCTCGTACACCGGCGGCTGGGTGTTCTGGCAGTCCGGGTGGACAAGCGCCATTTCGTAGTAGTTCGAGTTCCGGCAGGCGGCGATGCAGTGACGCTGTGCCGGACCGGGCGCGTGGAACTCCACGTCCAGCCCGAACGCTTCGGCCATCCGGGCCACCTTAATCGCGCCGGTGATACCCGCATCGTACTCGGGGTCGGCCCGGAGGAAGTCGGTCGCCTCGCTGGCGGCGAAGTCGGATTTGATCTCCAGTCCGCGGATGTGTTCGGTCTGGAGAATCGGCGTATCGAGTTTCTGTGCCAGCTTCTTGTGTGCGTGCTGTGAGATACCGCCGTCGCGGAACGGGTCCTCGTACCAGAAGAAGTCCTGCTCATCGAGCGCCCGGCCAAGTTCCAGTGCGTCGGCGAACGTCTCCAGTTCGCAGGCCGGGTCGTGCATCAGGTCCATCTCGTCGCCGACCGCGTCGCCGACAGCGTGGACCGCCTCGACCTCGCGGTCGAGACTCCGGGCGTCGTCGCCGCCGCCCCAGCCGTGAATCTTGAAGCCGCCAAAGCCCTCGTCGCGACAGTCTTCGGCGAAGTCGGCGAAGGCCTCGGGCGAGTCCAGTCCGCCGGCGTCGTCGCCGTGATACGTGGAGGCGTAGGCGGGGATGCGCTCGCGGTAGGTTCCGAGCAGTTCGTGAATCGGCGCGTCGTAGTACTTGCCGGCGAAGTCCCACAGCGCGATGTCGATTGGGCCGATGCCCATCCGGTCGTATTTCCGGAGTGCGCGCTTGCATTCGGACCAGTGCTTCTCGCGTTTCAGCGGGTCTTTACCGATGAGGTACTGTGCGATGATGTTGTACTGGGCGGCTGCCGGCGAATTGCCGCCGACGTACTCGCCCGTGATTCCCTCCTCAGTATGAACCTGTACGCCGAATAGTTTCCGCGTGGTTGTCTCGCCCGGCGCATAGACCAGATTGAAGCCGTGCTTGTCGGTCCCCACATCTTCGAGGGGGTACTCGAACTCTCGGCTTTCGATTTTCGTTATCGTTGGCGACATTTGCCGGACATACTGTGGTGGGGGTATTAAAGCTACCCCGTGACAAAACGCTGTCTCTGCTTGAGCGGCTGCCACAGCAGCGACTGGACCGCCTGTCTCATTCAGTCCAGCGCGTCGAGGCGACGAATCCCGGGCTCACCCAGCCGCACCGAACAGCCGATGTACAGCGGTTCGATGACCCGGGGGTAGTCGAACGACACCGCGTGCTCGTGAAGCACTTTCGGGTCGCCGGCCTCGCCCTGCCACATATCGTGATGCGCGGGAAGCAACCGGGATAGCTGCAGCTGGTTCGCGGCCTCGATGATCTCGTTTTCGTCCATGTACCACTTCGTTCTGACACCGCTGTCCGGTTCAGGCTCGTAGATAGAGCCGACGGTTCCAAACGCCAGCGCGCCCACGTCGATGTCGAACCGTTCGCCAACGCCGGTAAACCCCTCTGCGGGCCGGCTGTCGCCGGCGTGGAAGAACGTCCCAGCGTCGTGCTCGATGACGTACCCCACCGGTTCGATGGCGTCAGGGTCGTTCGTCCCGGTAACGTGGATGGTGAAATCACCGACAACGAACTCATCACCGACGGCGATTTCGTTGCGCTGCCCGTCAGGCACCCGCATCTCACCGTCGTAGTCCGGGGAGTCATACGATGCCGACGGTGCATACAGGTCCGCGTCGAGGTCCTCGACCAGCGGGCCGTACGACGGCGGATGCATGTGGTCGATATGTTCGTGCGTGACGAGTGTGGCATCACACTCGGTCGCATCGGCGGGATCCATCGGTACCGGAATCATGCGGATGAGGTTCGGTGGGTCGCCAGTCCCGAAGTAAGGGTCGATGTACAGCGTCGTCGACTGCGAGCGGAGCACGAAACCGTTACAGCCGAGATACCAGACCACGACACCGTCGCCGGGGTCTGTCGCTTCAATCTCGTCGCGGACGAACCAGTCGTCCCACGTTGACTGAACCATGTGCCGAACTATGCCTGGCCGGGTCAAAAAATCTCGCACCGCGTTCAATCGAGCGTGACCGTCGACTCTGTCTCGGAGGCCTCGTAGACGGCTTTGATAGTGTTGATGTCGACGAGGCCGTGCTCTCCGTCGGCGTAGGGTTCGGTGTCGGTCAGTAGACAGTGGGCGAAGTACTCGAACTCCTCTTCCATCTGGTCGATCTGTTCGAAGCCGATGTCGACAGTCGTCCCCTCGTGAGACAACTGGAGCGCACGGTCGTCCCATGGGTAGAAGGCCGGTTCGACGCGGACCTTGCCTTCAGTTCCGAGTACGGAGATGTGGCTATCGAGATGTGCGTTCTGGCTGGCAGTACACACTGCGTACACGTGGCCGGGGAAATCTAGCTGGAACGCGCCGTGCTCGTCCGGCACGTCGGCGAACTCCTCCTGCACCGATGCGACGGTTCCCCGGACGGCCACGGGGTCGGCATCCAGCAGGAATCGGCTCGTGTTCAGCGGATAGATGCCGATATCCATGACGGCACAGCCGCCGGACAGCTCCCCGTCCAGCCGCCACTGGTCGGGGTCGGGGACGAGTTCGAGGATCGGCTCGGTCATGTTGCCGTGGACGAACAGCGGTTCGCCGATGTATCCCTCGTCGATGAGATCCTTCGCTCGCCGGACGGCTGGCTCGGTGTGCATCCGGTAGGCGATCATCAGCGTCGCGTCGTGTTCGTCACAGACGTCGACCATTCGCTCGGCACGCTCGATGGTGGCCTCCATCGGTTTCTCACAGAGGATCGCCTTATCCAGTTCTGCTGCCGTCTCGACGTACGGGAGGTGGAGCGCGTTCGGGGTAACGATGTAGACGGCGTCGTATGCGTCACTCGCGACTCCGTCGTGGAACTCTTCGTAGGTGATCGCGTGTTCGACCGTCTCCGAATCAGCGGCTACATCGGCTGCCTTTTCGCGGTCACTGCTGACCAGTACCGTTGTTTCACAGAGATCTCCCGCGTCGACGGCGGGCATCGCCTGTTCGGTCGTCCACCAGCCGACGCCGATCATCGCAAACCGAACGGGGTCGTCAGTTTCTGTCTGTTCCTGCCAGTCTCGACGGTCGAACCCTCCCGTGAGCGCGTCAACGTTCATACGGGTGCCGTCTCTTGGCTGGATATTATTTTTTGTGTTGGCATCCCGTGTCAGCCCATGCTGTCCCAGTGTATCGAATGACAGTTCATACATTAAGTAAACAAATCCCTGCAAATGAGATAATTGTTCGATATTGCAGAACAAAACAACAGTCTAACCGGTAGTATTCCACAGCCGTCAGTCGCTGCTCCGAATGGCAAATGCTGTTTTACGGCCCGTCTATGGCCTTTTCTCGTCCGTGCTCTCGGGTTCAGTATCGAGAATAACGGCAGTACAACCGTTACGGAAAGCGTTCCGTCATACTGAATGGTCGGTCATCACGGAGTGATAGGGTTCGGTCGACAGTTGGCTGGCTTGAAACGCTATCCTGATCGTTGTGGCCACGGTTTGCAGTGACTGACGATACCGCGGTGTTGTGTCCAACCGGACGCCGGGGCGCGCATCCCGAGAGTGGGCCGTCTGTACGGGATAGACAGTCCGATGTTGGGGCTGTTCCACAATCGTCGGTCGGGCCACGACCATGACTTTGCACGCTCACTCTTGCGGTTGACAAAAGCAACAGGGTCTAAAAACCAGTACGAAATAACCGTTCTGTAACAGAGCTCACACTCCGCAGACAACGACGGTGGCCGCCTCGGTTAGCTGTTGCGGTACACCGTCTTGATGTAGCTGAAGAACTCCAGTCCCGCGTCGCCCTGCTCGCGGTAGGTGTTCGTCGAGGAGCGCTTGAGGCCGCCGAAGGGAACGTGCAGTTCTAGGCCGGTCGTCTTCTCGTTGACCTTGACCACGCCGGACTCGGAGCGTTCGATGAACTCGTTTTCCTCCTCGATTCGGTCGGTGACAATGCTGGCCGAGAGCCCGTAGTCGATGTCGTTGGCAACTTCGACACCCTCGTCGAAGTCGGAGACGGGAATAACAGCGAGCACCGGTCCGAACACCTCTTCCTGTGCAATGCGCATATCCGACTCGACATCGGCGAACACCGCCGGCGAGATGAAGTTCCCGGCGTCGTACTCGCCGCCGGTGAGTTCCTCGCCGCCCGTTTCGAGGGTTGCCCCCTCCGACTGTGCGATGTCGACGTACTCCAGACTCCCCGCGAGTTCGTCTTCACTGACGTGTGGGCCCATGCCGGCCCGGTCGAGGCCGTTTCCGACTTCGAGGGACTCGGCGTAGTCGACGACGGCGTCCAGGAACTCGTCGTACACGTCCTCGTGGACGATAGCTCGGGAGGTCGCCGTACAGGCCTGACCCGTTCCGCCGAAGGCCCCGGCACCCACGATGTCAGCCGCCTTGTCCACGTCGGCGCTCGGCATGACGACCGTCGGGTTCTTCCCGCCCATCTCTGCCTGCGCACGCTTCCCGTTGCTCGTTGCCTGTTCGTAGACGTGCTCGCCGACCGAGGCACTGCCGGTGAACGAGACCACGTCAACGTCGTCGTGGGTGGTCAGCCGCTCACCGACCTCGCTACCGGGGCCACAGACCAGGTTGATAGCGCCGTCCGGAATCCCGGCCTCGTCCAGCGCCTCGACAATCATCGCGCCGACGGTCGGTGCCTGCATCGCGGGCTTGATGACAACGGTGTTGCCGACCGCGAGTGCCGGCGCAATCTTCCAGGCCGGGATCGCGATGGGATAGTTCCACGGCGTAATGAGCGCTGCGACGCCCATCGGCTCTTTTTTCGTCTGTAGGCCGGCACGGCCGCCGCTGGGCTGTTTGACGGTTCCGCCGAAGTCGCGGGCCTTCTCCGCGTAGTAATAGAAGATATCAATCGCACGCTGAACCTCGCCCTCGGCCTCGCCGAGCGGCTTTCCCTCTTCGCGGGTCAGTGTCTCCGCCAGCTTGTCTTTCCGGGATTTCAGGATTTCACCGGTCTCACGCAGGATCGCACCGCGCTCCGGACCAGACATCCCGGCCCACTCATCCGTCGCACCCGCTGCGGCCGCGACTGCCTCGTCGGCGTCTGCCGCCGAGCCCACCGGAACCGTGCTGACGATGTCCGTTTCGTCTGCTGGATTCGTGACGTCCTGTGTCTCCCCGGTTCCGGTCCACTCACCGCCGATATAGTTCTCATACGTCTGCGTCATACGTTTGAATCATCTCATTCCCAATACTTACGCGTTTCCCATCCTTCGCTGTGTCGCGACGTTCGACGGTGTGGAACGACGGCGACAACGCTGAACAACAAGCGTCGTAGTCACCGTAATCAGCGTTTCCAGAATCAGAGTTTCGATGACCGACTGCAGAATCCCAATTGAAGCCGGTAAAATAGCTACCGCTGTCAAACAACAAGACAACACGAACTCTGTGTGTTGCCAGATGTGTCACATCGCGAGGCGTGGCTGCGTTGCGATGCTTGTGTTGTTGGAAATCCTACTCTCTGCACGTATCTCTGTTCCTGTGTTATCTGCGCTCTGGTGTCGTCACTATGACCGATCCATGATGGGCGATATTCTAGTATATAAATGTACTCCATAGTATAACACGTGTATGTATGTTATCGGGCACGCTGTCGACAGTCGCTACTGCTGGACCAGCGGTCCCGGTATGACCACCTGTTGTTTAATATAGTGTTGACTGGTTTATTGACGTAAACAGCGCAGATCAAAAGATTGCAGTTACTGCACTTACGACGACCCAACTCTCTCTTGAATCAGTTGCGGCTATTCTGCCAGCGGCACTATTTCACTATTCGATCACAGAAACAAGATAATAAGTGGCCGAATACGAGCACAAATTTTGTGATAGCTTTCTAAAAGCCTACAATTTGGTACTACTCGAAGACACTCTCGCCCGTATCGAAATTAAACACGGATTTATCCGTCACCGTCAACGCCTTCGAGAAGTGCACCAGCAAGTGCACTCTTTCGGTGTGAGACCAGCAGATGGCAGTAAATATCATTTTCACTGTCTGCACCACAATTACACAGCGGGCATCCGTATGTGTGGTTCTTTGCTGTATCGGTGGCTCGCTTCGGGATGCTGGCTTGCATACATTGACAGACGCTCCGTGCAAATATAGCGATTTCTAGGACTCCTATGTCGCCCTCAATGGATATATGGAGACTCTCTTCAGGGTGTACTCCTTCCGGAAGCAACACATACCATGATTTACCTCATGTCCGGTCCAGCGTCGCGATAAACTCCACAGTCTGCGTGTTCATGTTGCGCACCAAACGAGACCTCGTCGGTTAGACAGCCTTGCCGAAATGACATACCGCGAGCAGCATCTGCCACGAAAATGCCCGCTACTTTCCTCATATCTCCCCAATATGTTTGCTGAATGCACCCGTATATAGCTGAAAAAGCTGGTTCGAATATATGGCATCTTCGGGCGTCGATCAACAGCGCAGCTACCGACGGTCGTTCGATAGTTCGCGTGCTCTCATAGAATTACCCTGCACCCGCTCCTGTAGCCGCTGTATTCGCTCGTCCATCGGCGGATGCGTCGACAGGAGGCGTGACAGATTGCTGTCCGTTTCGCCGTGAACGTATAGTTGTCGCAGGAGTCCCGGATCCGGCTTCGACGCCTGTTCGATTTTCACGAGGGCCCGGGCGAGCCCAACGGGATTCCCCGTAACCTCGACCGCGCGGTCGTCGGCTGCCAACTCACGACGTCTGGAGTAGCTGAGTATCAGCAGTGTCACGGCGAATCCGAGACCGGCAACGACCTGCAGCGAGTACCGCTGTGTCCGCCCAAGCCAGGAGCGCGACCACGACGACGGGTCGCCACGCACCAGTGCGAGCGACCGGGCGACACCACCGACCAGCACCACGATGGGAAATAACACGAGGCCGACGAGTCCGACAAGCGTCTGGACGAGGCTGTACGCGACGGTCTGAACGAGTGCATCACGGGTCTCCAGATGCGCGAGTTCATGCCCCAGAAGAGCCTCGAATTCTGCTGGGGACAACAGCTGGAACAGCCGTCTGTCGAGGACGATAGCTCCGGCTCCGCCACCGATGGCAAACGCGTTCGGGACTGGTAGCTCCGCCAGTAGCAGCGTCGGTGTGTCGACATCCATCTGATCGACAAGCCCGTCAAGACGGCGGTGGAGTTCCGGTGCACGCGTCCGCGAGAGTTCGACTGCATCGAGGGACCGCTTGAGTTGCGCTGTTGCAGCCCAGTAGTTCAAGATGCCGAGAACGATCGCGGTCCCGAGAATGACCAGCGCGGCCAACAGTGGTGACGGGCGGCTGTTCCACACTGGCAACAGCAGCACGTACCCCACGTATGCAGCCATGAGATAGACCAGCAGCGACACCAGCCCGACGATGCCCACGAGTAGCCGTCGGGTCACAGCCATGTATGGCGGTACGCCGTTGTGCGAAAAAACCGCTTTGGTGGGTGACTGCCGGCTACGCCTACACACTTCGGTGCCACGTTCCCGAGATATTTGATATAGCGATATTAGATTTATTATAGTTCCAAAAACGGGTCGCCTCTCGGCTGAAACGGCGGCAAAAAAGCATTTCGGCCGTGACCGACGATAGCTGTCGACTGGTGCACACTGTAGCCGACACGCCTTTTTCACCGCCACACAGACGACTCAGTATGCGAATCGCACGACTTCTGACGGACCGTGGACCGGTTACCGGCGAATACGTCGACGGCGTCATCCACGCTGACGATGGGCAGTACGTGGTTGGCCGCGACGGGCGGCTGCTCCCGCCGTGTGAACCGACCGCGCTGTACTGCGTCGGTCGGAACTACGCCGCTACGAACGACCAGATGGATTACGACCGCCCCGAGGAACCGGACTTCTTCATCAAGCCGCCGGCGGCGCTACTCGCCCATGAGCAGGACATTCCTTACCCGCCGTTCACCGATGAACTCACCTACGCAGGCGAGCTGGCCGCAGTCATAGACAAGCGGTGTCACGATATCGATCCCGCTGACGTTCCCGACGCGGTCAGGGGATACACGGTCCTGAACGATGTCGATGCGCTGGACCAGCAGGGTCGAACCGCGCGAAAAGCCTTCGATGGTTCTGGGCCGCTGGGGCCGTGGATCGAGACTGACGTTGATCCCACCAGCACCGATATGTACACGGACATCAACGATGAGCGCCGCCAGTCCGCCAACACCCGCGAGATGCTGTTCGGGCCCCACGAAGTTGTCGCGTACCTCTCGGAGCGGTTCACGTTCCGCCCCGGCGACGTCATCGCCTTCGGTAGCCCGGCCAACCCGGGGACTGTCGCGCCCGGCGACACAATCGAAATAACCTACGACGGCGTCGGCACGCTCCGGAACTCGGTTGTTGAGCCGTAGCGTCGACTGAGCACTAAAAACGCAGCAAAACGGCTTTTGAGGTCGTCTACGTGCAGAATGGTGGGCTTAGTAGTTGACTGGAATAAACTACTATCCGCTATACAAAATCACTGTAGCCGAGTCCGAATCGTTTCCGCGGTTTGCTCGCCGATACCGTCGATGGCCGTCAGTTCCTCGTCGGAGGCCGTCCTGACGTTGTCCACGCTGCCGAAGCGTCGGAGCAGTCGCTTCCGCGTCTCGGGGCCGATTCCGGGCACCTCGTCCAGCGTCGTCGACACGTCGTCCCGCAGCGTCTGGTGGTACTGCACGGCAAAGCGGTGTGCTTCGTCACGAACCCGCTGAAGCAGGTGGAGTTGCGGGGCGTCGTCGTCCCAGTCGTACACGCGGTCGGGCGTGATGACCATCTCCTCGTCTTTTGCGAGTGCGACGGCCGGCACGTCCCAGCCGGTCTCGGCCAGCGCGTCGCGGGCCGCCCCGAGCTGGCCGTCGCCGCCGTCGATGAGCAGCAGGTCCGGGTCCGGCCGGTCGTCCCGGCCTTCGACGGCGCGTAGCGCCCGCCAGCGAACGAGTTCGCGCATGTTCGCGTAGTCGTCGTTTCGCTCGGTGAGCTTCTTCCGGCGGTAGTCGCTCTTTGCCGGGGAGCCGTCGACGAAGGTGACGTTCGAGCCGACGGCCGACCGGCCCTGGGCGTGGCTCACATCGAACCCCTCGATGCGGCTCGGGTGGTCGATACCCAGCGCGTCGGCCAGACGGCCGCTCTCGTCGTCGGTCCCGCCGCGCTGACGGGCGTTCTTCAGTGCGAGGTCGACCAGCGTCGCCTCCCGACCGGCCCCGGGCACCCCGAGCGTGACGCCCTCGCTTTCCAGCCACGCCTCGATGTCCGGGTCGGCGGGGGACTCGGCACAGAGAATCCGATCCGGGAGGTCGCGTTCGGCGTAGTACTGCGGGATGAACGCCTGGTACACGCCGGCGGTTCCCTCGCCGTCTGGCGCTTCGAGCGTGTGGCGGTCCCGTTCGACGAGCTTGCCGCCCTCGGCGTGGAGCCGGGCGACGATGGCGCGCTCGCCCTCGATGGCGGCCCCGAGCACGTCCGTCGTCTGGGACCCCCCGGAGTCGCTGACGGCGGTGTCGCCCTCGCCGTGGAGCGCCTCGACGGCCCCGAGCTTGTCCCGGAGGTTCGCTGCGCGTTCGAACTCTTGGTTCTGTGCGGCGGTCTCCATCTCGCGGCGCAGCGGGTCCGCGAGCACGCCGGTCTCGCCTTCGAAATATCGGGTGACGGCTTCGACGTCCTCGGCGTATTCGGTCTCGCTGATCTCGCCGGTGCAGGGCGCGGTACAGATGCCCATCTCGTAGTCCAGACAGGGCCGGTCCCGGTTGCTGTACTTGTGGTCGGAACAGCCCCGCAGTCCGTACGTCTCCCGCAAGGCCTTCACCACCGTCTCAACCCGCCCCTTGTCGGTGAACGGCCCGTAGATGGTCGCGCCGTCCTCGGGGTCACGGGTCACCTCGATGCGGGGGACGGCGTGGTCTGTCAACTGGACCAGCGGGTAGGACTTGTCGTCTTTCAGCCGGACGTTGTAGGGCGGTCGGTGGCGCTTGATGAGGTTCGCTTCCAGCAACAGTGCCTGTGTCTCGGTGTCGGTGACGGCGAAGTCGATGGTCTCGGCCCGTTCGACCATCTTGGCGATGCGCTCGCTCCGCGGATCTGCGTAAGAGCGCACGCGGTCGCACAGGTCGACGGCTTTCCCGACGTAGAGGACCCGGCGCGTGTCGTCCCGGCCCTGTTCAAACAGGTACACGCCGGGCTCCCGTGGCAACGACCCCGCGCGTTCTCGGACCT
Proteins encoded in this window:
- a CDS encoding nucleoside hydrolase — encoded protein: MSRKVFFDTDPGCDDAVMLAMALGHEAIDVVGLSTVCGNTTIENTTRNAHAILGLGGYDVPVSRGCGRPLVDDLTTAEWIHGENGLHGDIPDSEGDTRDIHGADAIVEAAREYGDELTIAAVGPLPNLAMALAKEPRLPDLVEDIYLMGGAAMTTGNVTPMAEANFHNDPAAASRVLQDATTRMVGLDVTNRATVAPEFIEEFRTAGGIRGTVAEWLDYRPDSGTYPLADAPAIHDAAVVADIIDESVLTFEEYYLDVDTTGGPCHGAVICDEYGTTDNEPNSEVAVDIDVDRYREVLETGVRAYAAD
- a CDS encoding mandelate racemase, translating into MSPTITKIESREFEYPLEDVGTDKHGFNLVYAPGETTTRKLFGVQVHTEEGITGEYVGGNSPAAAQYNIIAQYLIGKDPLKREKHWSECKRALRKYDRMGIGPIDIALWDFAGKYYDAPIHELLGTYRERIPAYASTYHGDDAGGLDSPEAFADFAEDCRDEGFGGFKIHGWGGGDDARSLDREVEAVHAVGDAVGDEMDLMHDPACELETFADALELGRALDEQDFFWYEDPFRDGGISQHAHKKLAQKLDTPILQTEHIRGLEIKSDFAASEATDFLRADPEYDAGITGAIKVARMAEAFGLDVEFHAPGPAQRHCIAACRNSNYYEMALVHPDCQNTQPPVYEGGYSDLMDAVDDDGTVSVPDGPGLGVEYDWDYIADNTTGSVHVYE
- a CDS encoding PGF-CTERM sorting domain-containing protein, whose product is MGRNHIRPVLLSVLLVFSVVSTGFLGSAAAAPSEQSEVATVNSQTMAQTATAGGATCQLDGSCPVPDGSVDLNNSGAGVDVLIDGSHQGSTFTKFANRLSERGYDVDTKRSTSGGLTSWNSSAANGLSDYDVVIIPVPQTAYSEAEQDAIDEYVRNGGSLFVVGDWTSPLQGHAGKLNDITDPYGLHFNGESDKWLRNIQDPTNKTVADYEWRVILHNTGQHPIMNTVDTVEYDGVSLNVTDTENGTQAPLLYGDSDTYEYTYSTTETEYPRGERIVGAAATWDIGDNGRVVAFGSQKSLTTYLTDEWQAEHQQTDTRPFLFRTVKWLASSGHVERPDKPVAVTGERIKGGETPANETIVLKNSEVAAAIGTETNGPFGTLPGGIYDANAYGLTTDQIGVAEFAFNNFGTWPDYESFEYQNATGPSGAAVVTATGHVSTNSNVSVTTTYTLPANSSHIWINTTMENGGDQRLPVNDSERLQSGAALSSEGQSTWLPGSGTVEETRSPPVSADTLDQPWAALTGDRVSYGVWGGNGSFTSYTGSTTWVDPWLEHRLDPGETRSAEFALFVGSEGASSATSEYYNKQHGTETGTVTGSIESTDNESVSQATVTASKGDRAFTYTVGSETGTYELELPAGEYTLTADASGFAASEPKSVTVTGGETATADFDSLEGPAPVNVTATIDDEGEVSPADARITVLDDGTAVQTVYTQTTPAGTASFQLPPGNYTLVFNHGTGYIADPVEKNVSVTPGEAVSVNATFTEELDPSERNWVGIDPHAHSSVSFDGKTPIDNFVAIQKSAGVDAVFISDHNAIGGWGSMESQAAERDIMFIRSEEITTGDLGHFNPYPMHGEEMIDSDGTLVEFIEESRTRHNATVFQVNHPGDRFVSLDSAPGQHEKYLPMVDAIEAYNGPYGESDAASVRGLFTLWNNGYEITATGVSDDHCSQCFPAKYGSARTRAYVEGPVTPEKWAQSVKDGHTYATYGPAVEFTVDDRMPGETVNTTAGSSVEASATVRNLDELAYAEVIRNGTTVSNVTLDGTNDTMSTDVAIDGNAWVAFRVVDEDGDRALTSPVWISTSQQAESGTDGNGESGGTTATVAPDTEGESAGTMAEDTATAESETTAASGPGFTAVVTLLALVGAALLATRRGT